In Cucurbita pepo subsp. pepo cultivar mu-cu-16 unplaced genomic scaffold, ASM280686v2 Cp4.1_scaffold000738, whole genome shotgun sequence, the genomic stretch CTAGGAATCAAAGTGTGACAGCCTTAAACCCAAACAAGAAGACATGAATATTCttggaaataaattaaagggaAAGCACTCCCACTATCCAAGTTTTTGACGTATTCCCCAACCCCATCATAACGCAAAAATATATGCTTTATTTGTAGAGGAAGCCAACCCCATATGAAAAAGCAAAACTTTGCCTACAAAACCTGCTCTCCGCCTTCCCTTACCtttgcaaaataataattcgaGAGCCcactatttcttcttcttcttcttcttcttcttcttcttctacttgtTGCTGCGCGATGGCTAAGAAGAGCAGTTTTGCAGTGACCATTTTTGGGGTATTGCTGCTATTGGTGCAAAGTGCTTGCGGAGTTGAGTATCAAGTGGGAGGATCAAAGGGCATTTGGGGCGTTCCTTCTGACCCTAATGCTCAGAGTTTGAACCAATGGGCTGAATCTCGTAGATTCCAAATGGGTGATTCCATAGGTAATGTTAATTAAACAATGgtttgatattgtccactttgaacataagctctcgttcACGTGGAACTTATATGTTATTAATGGTGCAGTGTTCAACTACCAAAGTGGGCAAGACTCGGTGCTGTTAGTGAACCAAGATGACTACAATAACTGTCATACAGAATCGCCCATAAAGCACTTTTCAGATGGCCACACCATCATCAAGTTTGAAAAATCTGGCCCTCACTACTTCATAAGTGGTATCAAAGACAATTGCCTCAAGAATGAGAAATTGGTGGTGGTTGTATTGGCTGATAGAACCAAGCAATACTCTTCTCCGCCACCCGCTCCGGTCGAGGAACCACAATCTCCTCCGCCCGAAGCTCCGGCCCAGATGAACCCAACCCCGTCGCCAACCGCCGAGGGGCCTCCTTCCAATGCAGCATCATCTTCTACATCAATCATCAGCTTCTTTTTGGGCTTAACTGGAATGGTTGCAACTTCCATGattcttttgtaattacataataatttaggGTTTGTATAATGGGTTTgcattattttttccttttaacatGGTTTGTGGTCATGCTGTGTGGTGGattgtttgattcttttgAGAGTGAATAATTGGTGTCTTGTTTGTCTGTGTAATTACCCAAATAAATGGATTTTCTAAgttaaatattcatattttaatctACATGCCTTAATTCacgacttttaaaaaaattaaaacagaTTCAGGAGATATTATTTGTTCGAGTCCCACTATTGATATCATATATTtgagaaaactaaaagtaaagtcacgagagcttatactcaaaatgataatatcataccattatagagATTCGTCGTTACTACTAAGTAACAAAAATGATTTGGGCTCGGGATATACATGTAAGTGAAGAAGGAAAGGGCTAACCAAAATAATTGATAGCCATGGATACAGGAACCAAGCAAAGGCCAATGTTCTTGAGCCCTGTGCTACAATTATTATCCCTCCCCACAAAACCCACTTCAATTCTATCTTCAACTTCCCCAAATTCCTCAATTTCTTTCCcctacaaaatcaaaaccccaAAATCACAGTTAAAATTGCATCAAAGAATggatttttaatgtaaaaacactaaaaaattacaaaccttgtgttttgtttgattgatcATGGCACtgagctgctgctgcttcttTTGCTTGGAGCTAAGCCCATCCATCTGATTCAAAACACAAAACccagtttaaaaaaaagtgtaagCAAAAGTTTTGGATGATAATTTATATAGCTGAGAATGTAATGTACGTCGGAAATTATGGAAGGATGAGGCGGAGAAGTTGCAGTGTCTTGGAGATCGTCGTCATCGGAGGAAGAAAAGACGGCGGCGTTTTGAAAGTGATATGAAATTGTTTTAGAGTGGTCGAATAAGAGGAGGTCGTCCATGGAGGAAGTCCAACTACTGTGATCTTGATCCACCTGCTTCTGGGTGCAGATTCTGGAGATGGCTGAGTTTTCCATTGAATTGgaccaacaaaatcaaaaggcaACAGAGATCTATGTGGGTTCGAGGCTGGTGAGGCGTTGGG encodes the following:
- the LOC111785786 gene encoding early nodulin-like protein 3 gives rise to the protein MAKKSSFAVTIFGVLLLLVQSACGVEYQVGGSKGIWGVPSDPNAQSLNQWAESRRFQMGDSIVFNYQSGQDSVLLVNQDDYNNCHTESPIKHFSDGHTIIKFEKSGPHYFISGIKDNCLKNEKLVVVVLADRTKQYSSPPPAPVEEPQSPPPEAPAQMNPTPSPTAEGPPSNAASSSTSIISFFLGLTGMVATSMILL